A single Larimichthys crocea isolate SSNF unplaced genomic scaffold, L_crocea_2.0 scaffold269, whole genome shotgun sequence DNA region contains:
- the klf15 gene encoding Krueppel-like factor 15: protein MVDNSPVSEGTFLLYSGSPQAYQLSDMVTDLGSYQVMPSPFSEDDLSESSSPRSCSSPDSQVLSSSYGSNSSVESQDSILDHLLSQASLGSASVVQTGSVTPIPLSTFHWDSRKDELSKREPIKEENFDFLTWSNVETEEQLGGCFQPTLEEIEEFLEENMEVVTMKQEIRESCPGLGVGLEEALGLEVGLEWCREASPEPKLEHEAKYSDQTVPTSSTAGLATAASSETKSVNPTNESSTEAKKASGNKASLADSGTNSSGMPVILQIQPLQIKQEPAVAPLTPVPQPPQPAPASDIKIAQLLVNIQGQTFALVPHVLPSPNLNVSSKFVRIAPVPIAAKPLGIGGNSASQGSGILVGGQKFQKNPVADLIKMHKCTFPGCTKMYTKSSHLKAHLRRHTGEKPFACNWQGCGWRFSRSDELSRHRRSHSGVKPYQCPVCEKKFARSDHLSKHIKVHRFPRNSRTVRSAN from the exons ATGGTAGATAACTCCCCAGTTAGCGAGGGGACTTTTCTTCTTTACAGTGGCTCTCCACAGGCCTATCAGCTATCAGACATGGTGACAGATCTGGGCTCCTACCAAGTGATGCCGTCACCTTTTTCGGAGGATGACCTGAGCGAGTCATCCAGCCCTCGCTCCTGTTCCAGCCCAGACTCCCAGGTGCTCAGCTCCAGCTATGGCAGCAACTCCAGTGTTGAGAGCCAGGACAGCATCCTGGATCACCTGCTGTCCCAGGCCTCTTTAGGAAGTGCCAGTGTAGTGCAGACAGGATCCGTGACACCTATACCATTGTCCACTTTTCACTGGGACTCACGGAAAGATGAGCTCTCCAAACGTGAGCCCATAAAGGAGGAGAATTTTGACTTCCTCACCTGGTCCAATGTGGAGACAGAGGAACAACTTGGAGGGTGTTTCCAGCCCACGCTGGAAGAGATCGAAGAATTCCTGGAGGAAAATATGGAGGTGGTAACAATGAAGCAGGAGATCCGAGAAAGTTGCCCTGGGTTGGGAGTGGGACTGGAGGAGGCTCTTGGTCTAGAAGTTGGTCTGGAGTGGTGCAGAGAGGCCTCCCCTGAGCCTAAGCTGGAGCATGAGGCTAAGTATTCAGACCAAACTGTCCCCACTTCCAGCACTGCTGGCCTAGCCACTGCTGCCTCCAGTGAGACCAAATCAGTTAACCCCACAAATGAGTCCAGCACAGAGGCCAAGAAAGCATCAGGCAACAAAGCTTCATTAGCAGACAGTGGCACAAACAGTAGTGGGATGCCGGTCATCCTACAGATTCAGCCCCTTCAGATCAAGCAGGAGCCTGCAGTAGCACCTCTTACGCCAGTGCCCCAGCCCCCACAGCCTGCCCCAGCTTCAGACATCAAAATTGCACAGCTACTGGTCAACATCCAAGGTCAGACCTTTGCCCTGGTACCCCACGTCCTGCCCTCCCCCAACCTTAATGTCTCTTCCAAGTTTGTGCGCATTGCTCCTGTCCCTATTGCAGCCAAGCCTCTGGGGATCGGGGGTAACTCAGCCAGCCAGGGGTCAGGGATTCTCGTTGGAGGTCAAAAGTTCCAGAAGAACCCGGTGGCGGATCTTATcaaaatgcacaaatgcacatttCCTGGCTGCACCAAGATGTACACCAAGAGCAGCCACCTGAAGGCTCACCTGAGGAGGCACACGGGGGAAAAGCCTTTCGCCTGCAACTGGCAGGGCTGTGGATGGAG GTTTTCCCGGTCAGACGAATTGTCTCGACACCGGCGGTCCCACTCAGGTGTCAAGCCATACCagtgtccagtgtgtgagaAGAAATTCGCCCGCAGTGACCACCTCTCAAAACACATCAAAGTCCACCGTTTTCCACGAAACAGCCGGACAGTTCGCTCGGCAAACTGA